A genomic window from Onychostoma macrolepis isolate SWU-2019 chromosome 22, ASM1243209v1, whole genome shotgun sequence includes:
- the LOC131530600 gene encoding uncharacterized protein LOC131530600 isoform X1: protein MKSTFKIGQIFLLMCGVFGVDADVVKSVMEGDSVTLRPDLTKIQGFILILWRFGEKGSTIAQIDGKEISYPNHTEIFTDRLQLDHQTGSLTIKNMRTKHTGLYKLQMDHTTGTQSKQEFSVTVYEPPSVIAGAEAEMKIVSVTEGDPVTLHVPQLQGNELIVWRFGDEGKLIAKHDIETKSSLVYDNDERFRDRLQLDQTGSLIITNTRTIDSGLYTVKINSNKQTSDKRFIVTVSVPGLSPAAVAGIVVVVLLLVSAAVAAGVMYYCRRRTTNLPSQTWSVPAGDTVTLNPETEIQTGDEIQWLFGAEDALIAETRRETREMNTYWGPDERFRDGLKLDKTTGSLIIKLIDTEHTGLYTLKIRRGRETLHKRFMVSVEQRIRSVMEGDPVTLYSDTVIQTGDEMQWLFDDEEQQTVLAEIKTTEVTKYEGPDERFRDRLELNKNTGSLTVTKFTAAHAGLYTQKIRRRTETLYNRLFIYDEERKIIAMEGKSVTLNPATEINKDDVILWLFRDEEQQTLIAEIKGETKVFTHDDAAGESFRDRLELNETTGSLTINNTRTAHSGRYHLQITSSRGVSKQTFIVIVKDKVEKKLLNEGDSVTLNTDTEIQRDDQILWMLGAQDDLIAQIRGGTVEIYDDGVNKRFRDRLKLNKTTGSLTITDIRAEHTGLYKLLTISSSRGILFKKFKLLIHLEYVSVTAGDSVTLLTGLTGKHTADEIQWRFGDENSLIAEIKGETVETHDVPDERFRDKLKLNNTTGDLTISNSTAEYAGCYKVKIHSSEGDTSRTYSVNIRGAAVTNEARKKSETKEKNDSRENRENESATVEMPLLNGEDLDEVNEEDYVNVMNDQEGTSSL, encoded by the exons GTGTGTTTGGTGTTGATGCAGATGTAGTGaagtcagtgatggagggagattctgtcactctacGCCCTGATCTTACTAAAATACAGGGATTTATTCTGATACTTTGGAGGTTTGGAGAGAAAGGTTCCACCATTGCTCAAATCGACGGGAAAGAGATCTCATATCCTAATCACACTGAGATATTCACAGACAGACTGcagctggatcatcagactggatctctgaccatcaagAACATGAGAACCAAACACACTGGACTTTATAAACTACAGATGGACCACACAACTGGGACCCAATCTAAGCAGGAATTCAGTGTTACTGTTTATG AGCCTCCATCTGTTATTGCTGGGGCTGAAGCTGAAATGAAGATCGTGTCAGTGACGGAGGGAGATCCTGTCACTCTTCATGTTCCTCAACTACAAGGAAATGAGCTGATAGTGTGGAGGTTTGGAGATGAAGGAAAACTCATAGCTAAACATGATATAGAGACCAAGAGCTCATTAGTATATGATAatgatgagagattcagagacagactgcagctggatcagactggatctctgatcatcacaaacaccagaaccatagactctggactttatacAGTGAAGATCAACAGCAACAAACAGACTTCAGACAAGAGATTCATTGTTACTGTCAGTG TACCAGGTCTGTCTCCAGCTGCTGTAGCAGGgatagttgttgttgttcttctgCTGGTGTCTGCAGCTGTAGCTGCTGGTGTGATGTACTACTGTCGCCGCAGGACCACTAATCTACCAAGCCAAACAT GGTCAGTGCCGGCGGGTGATACTGTCACTCTAAACCCTGAGACTGAGATACAGACCGGTGATGAGATACAGTGGCTGTTTGGAGCTGAAGACGCTCTCATAGCTGAAACCAGAAGAGAGACCAGAGAGATGAACACATATTGGGGTCctgatgagagattcagagacggactgaagctggacaagACGACTGGATCACTGATCATCAAGCTCATCGATACTGAACACACTGGACTATATACTCTGAAGATCAGAAGAGGCAGAGAAACCTTACACAAAAGATTCATGGTTTCTGTTGAAC AGAGGATAAgatcagtgatggagggagatccTGTCACTCTATACTCTGATACTGTAATACAGACAGGTGATGAGATGCAGTGGCTGTTTGATGATGAAGAGCAGCAGACTGTCTTGGCTGAAATCAAGACCACAGAGGTGACTAAATATGAAGGTCctgatgagagattcagagacagactggaGCTGAACAAGAATACAGGATCACTGACCGTCACAAAGTTCACAGCTGCACACGCTGGACTCTACACTCAGAAGATCAGAAGACGCACAGAAACCTTATACAACAGATTATTCATTTATGACGAAG AGAGGAAGATAATAGCGATGGAGGGAAAATCTGTCACTCTAAACCCTGctactgaaataaacaaagatGATGTGATACTGTGGCTGTTTAGAGATGAAGAGCAGCAGACTCTTATAGCTGAAATCAAAGGAGAGACCAAAGTCTTTACACATGATGATGCTGCTGGTGAGAGTTTCAGAGACAGACTGGAGCTGAACGAGacgactggatctctgaccatcaacAACACCAGAACTGCACACTCTGGACGCTATCATCTACAGATCACATCCAGCAGAGGGGTTTCAAAACAGACGTTTATTGTCATTGTTAAAG ATAAAGTGGAGAAGAAATTACTGAAcgagggagattctgtcactctaaACACTGATACTGAAATACAGAGAGATGATCAGATCCTGTGGATGTTAGGAGCTCAAGACGATCTCATCGCTCAAATCAGAGGAGGGACTGTAGAGATATATGATGATGGTGTTAAtaagagattcagagacagactgaagctgaaCAAGACGACTGGATCACTGACCATCACAGACATCAGAGctgaacacactggactttaTAAACTATTGAccatcagcagcagcagaggGATCTTGTTCAAGAAATTTAAGCTTTTAATACACT TGGAGTATGTGTCAGTGACTGCaggagattctgtcactctacTCACTGGTCTTACCGGAAAACACACAGCTGATGAGATACAGTGGAGGTTTGGAGATGAAAACTCTCTCATAGCTGAAATCAAAGGAGAGACCGTAGAGACACATGATGTTCctgatgagagattcagagacaaaCTGAAGCTGAACAACACGACTGGAGATCTGACCATCAGTAACTCTACAGCTGAATATGCTGGATGTTATAAAGTGAAGATCCACAGCAGTGAAGGAGACACAAGCAGGACGTACAGTGTTAATATCAGAGGTG CTGCTGTCACAAATGAAGCGAGGAAGAAATCAGAGACGAAGGAGAAGAATG ACTCCAGAGAGAACCGAGAGaatgaatcagcgactgtagaGATGCCGCTGTTGAATGGAGAGGATCTGGATGAAGTGAATGAGGAGGACTATGTGAATGTAATGAATGATCAGGAGGGGACGAGTTCACTTTAA
- the LOC131530600 gene encoding uncharacterized protein LOC131530600 isoform X2 has protein sequence MKSTFKIGQIFLLMCGVFGVDADVVKSVMEGDSVTLRPDLTKIQGFILILWRFGEKGSTIAQIDGKEISYPNHTEIFTDRLQLDHQTGSLTIKNMRTKHTGLYKLQMDHTTGTQSKQEFSVTVYEPPSVIAGAEAEMKIVSVTEGDPVTLHVPQLQGNELIVWRFGDEGKLIAKHDIETKSSLVYDNDERFRDRLQLDQTGSLIITNTRTIDSGLYTVKINSNKQTSDKRFIVTVSVPGLSPAAVAGIVVVVLLLVSAAVAAGVMYYCRRRTTNLPSQTWSVPAGDTVTLNPETEIQTGDEIQWLFGAEDALIAETRRETREMNTYWGPDERFRDGLKLDKTTGSLIIKLIDTEHTGLYTLKIRRGRETLHKRFMVSVEQRIRSVMEGDPVTLYSDTVIQTGDEMQWLFDDEEQQTVLAEIKTTEVTKYEGPDERFRDRLELNKNTGSLTVTKFTAAHAGLYTQKIRRRTETLYNRLFIYDEERKIIAMEGKSVTLNPATEINKDDVILWLFRDEEQQTLIAEIKGETKVFTHDDAAGESFRDRLELNETTGSLTINNTRTAHSGRYHLQITSSRGVSKQTFIVIVKDKVEKKLLNEGDSVTLNTDTEIQRDDQILWMLGAQDDLIAQIRGGTVEIYDDGVNKRFRDRLKLNKTTGSLTITDIRAEHTGLYKLLTISSSRGILFKKFKLLIHLEYVSVTAGDSVTLLTGLTGKHTADEIQWRFGDENSLIAEIKGETVETHDVPDERFRDKLKLNNTTGDLTISNSTAEYAGCYKVKIHSSEGDTSRTYSVNIRARKKSETKEKNDSRENRENESATVEMPLLNGEDLDEVNEEDYVNVMNDQEGTSSL, from the exons GTGTGTTTGGTGTTGATGCAGATGTAGTGaagtcagtgatggagggagattctgtcactctacGCCCTGATCTTACTAAAATACAGGGATTTATTCTGATACTTTGGAGGTTTGGAGAGAAAGGTTCCACCATTGCTCAAATCGACGGGAAAGAGATCTCATATCCTAATCACACTGAGATATTCACAGACAGACTGcagctggatcatcagactggatctctgaccatcaagAACATGAGAACCAAACACACTGGACTTTATAAACTACAGATGGACCACACAACTGGGACCCAATCTAAGCAGGAATTCAGTGTTACTGTTTATG AGCCTCCATCTGTTATTGCTGGGGCTGAAGCTGAAATGAAGATCGTGTCAGTGACGGAGGGAGATCCTGTCACTCTTCATGTTCCTCAACTACAAGGAAATGAGCTGATAGTGTGGAGGTTTGGAGATGAAGGAAAACTCATAGCTAAACATGATATAGAGACCAAGAGCTCATTAGTATATGATAatgatgagagattcagagacagactgcagctggatcagactggatctctgatcatcacaaacaccagaaccatagactctggactttatacAGTGAAGATCAACAGCAACAAACAGACTTCAGACAAGAGATTCATTGTTACTGTCAGTG TACCAGGTCTGTCTCCAGCTGCTGTAGCAGGgatagttgttgttgttcttctgCTGGTGTCTGCAGCTGTAGCTGCTGGTGTGATGTACTACTGTCGCCGCAGGACCACTAATCTACCAAGCCAAACAT GGTCAGTGCCGGCGGGTGATACTGTCACTCTAAACCCTGAGACTGAGATACAGACCGGTGATGAGATACAGTGGCTGTTTGGAGCTGAAGACGCTCTCATAGCTGAAACCAGAAGAGAGACCAGAGAGATGAACACATATTGGGGTCctgatgagagattcagagacggactgaagctggacaagACGACTGGATCACTGATCATCAAGCTCATCGATACTGAACACACTGGACTATATACTCTGAAGATCAGAAGAGGCAGAGAAACCTTACACAAAAGATTCATGGTTTCTGTTGAAC AGAGGATAAgatcagtgatggagggagatccTGTCACTCTATACTCTGATACTGTAATACAGACAGGTGATGAGATGCAGTGGCTGTTTGATGATGAAGAGCAGCAGACTGTCTTGGCTGAAATCAAGACCACAGAGGTGACTAAATATGAAGGTCctgatgagagattcagagacagactggaGCTGAACAAGAATACAGGATCACTGACCGTCACAAAGTTCACAGCTGCACACGCTGGACTCTACACTCAGAAGATCAGAAGACGCACAGAAACCTTATACAACAGATTATTCATTTATGACGAAG AGAGGAAGATAATAGCGATGGAGGGAAAATCTGTCACTCTAAACCCTGctactgaaataaacaaagatGATGTGATACTGTGGCTGTTTAGAGATGAAGAGCAGCAGACTCTTATAGCTGAAATCAAAGGAGAGACCAAAGTCTTTACACATGATGATGCTGCTGGTGAGAGTTTCAGAGACAGACTGGAGCTGAACGAGacgactggatctctgaccatcaacAACACCAGAACTGCACACTCTGGACGCTATCATCTACAGATCACATCCAGCAGAGGGGTTTCAAAACAGACGTTTATTGTCATTGTTAAAG ATAAAGTGGAGAAGAAATTACTGAAcgagggagattctgtcactctaaACACTGATACTGAAATACAGAGAGATGATCAGATCCTGTGGATGTTAGGAGCTCAAGACGATCTCATCGCTCAAATCAGAGGAGGGACTGTAGAGATATATGATGATGGTGTTAAtaagagattcagagacagactgaagctgaaCAAGACGACTGGATCACTGACCATCACAGACATCAGAGctgaacacactggactttaTAAACTATTGAccatcagcagcagcagaggGATCTTGTTCAAGAAATTTAAGCTTTTAATACACT TGGAGTATGTGTCAGTGACTGCaggagattctgtcactctacTCACTGGTCTTACCGGAAAACACACAGCTGATGAGATACAGTGGAGGTTTGGAGATGAAAACTCTCTCATAGCTGAAATCAAAGGAGAGACCGTAGAGACACATGATGTTCctgatgagagattcagagacaaaCTGAAGCTGAACAACACGACTGGAGATCTGACCATCAGTAACTCTACAGCTGAATATGCTGGATGTTATAAAGTGAAGATCCACAGCAGTGAAGGAGACACAAGCAGGACGTACAGTGTTAATATCAGAG CGAGGAAGAAATCAGAGACGAAGGAGAAGAATG ACTCCAGAGAGAACCGAGAGaatgaatcagcgactgtagaGATGCCGCTGTTGAATGGAGAGGATCTGGATGAAGTGAATGAGGAGGACTATGTGAATGTAATGAATGATCAGGAGGGGACGAGTTCACTTTAA